In Campylobacter concisus, a single window of DNA contains:
- a CDS encoding aldehyde dehydrogenase family protein, which produces MKLLEKYGLFINGEWRDAKDGATLDAKNPANGEHLAKIADATEEDVNDAVRAAREAFKKFKHTTISERAKLLNKIADIIDEHKEHLAKVESMDNGKPIRETLNVDIPFAAEHFRYFAGVIMGEEGSANVLDEKQLSIVLREPIGVVGQIVPWNFPFLMAAWKLAPVIAAGDASVFKPSSETSLSVLELFRLIDKILPKGLINIITGKGSKSGEWIKNHPGLDKLAFTGSTEIGRDIAIAAARRIIPATLELGGKSANIFFSDANLDKALDGLQLGILFNQGQVCCAGSRIFVEESFYDKFIEAAVKKFSTIKVGDPLDPSTQMGSQINKKQAEQILNYVEIGKKEGAKVAVGGKAYTANGCDKGAFVEPTLLVDVTNDMRVAQEEIFGPVGVVIKFKDEAELIKMVNDSEYGLGGGIFTQDITKALRVARSMETGRVWINTYNQIPAGSPFGGYKNSGIGRETHKIILEHYTQMKNIMIDLTGKVSGFYAQ; this is translated from the coding sequence ATGAAACTACTAGAAAAATATGGGCTTTTCATAAATGGTGAGTGGCGCGACGCAAAAGACGGCGCTACACTTGATGCAAAAAATCCAGCAAACGGCGAGCACCTTGCAAAGATCGCTGATGCTACCGAAGAAGATGTAAATGACGCAGTTCGTGCTGCACGTGAGGCTTTTAAGAAATTTAAACACACCACAATTAGCGAGCGTGCAAAGCTTTTAAATAAGATCGCTGATATCATCGATGAGCACAAAGAGCACTTGGCAAAAGTCGAGAGCATGGATAACGGCAAGCCGATCCGCGAGACGCTAAATGTTGATATTCCTTTTGCAGCAGAGCATTTTAGGTACTTTGCTGGCGTTATCATGGGCGAAGAAGGCAGCGCAAATGTACTTGATGAGAAGCAACTCTCTATCGTTTTACGCGAGCCAATAGGTGTTGTGGGTCAGATCGTACCTTGGAATTTTCCATTTTTAATGGCAGCTTGGAAGCTAGCTCCAGTGATCGCAGCAGGCGATGCAAGCGTGTTTAAGCCTTCAAGCGAGACAAGTCTAAGCGTGCTTGAGCTATTTAGGCTGATAGATAAAATTTTGCCAAAAGGTCTTATCAACATAATAACTGGAAAAGGTAGCAAGAGCGGCGAGTGGATCAAAAACCACCCAGGCCTTGACAAGCTAGCATTTACTGGCTCAACCGAGATCGGCCGAGATATCGCCATAGCAGCGGCTCGCCGTATCATCCCAGCTACACTTGAGCTTGGTGGCAAGAGCGCAAATATCTTCTTTAGCGACGCAAATTTAGACAAAGCGCTTGACGGCCTTCAGCTTGGAATTTTGTTTAACCAAGGTCAAGTTTGCTGCGCAGGATCAAGAATTTTCGTAGAAGAGAGCTTTTACGACAAATTTATAGAGGCTGCGGTGAAGAAATTTAGCACTATAAAAGTTGGCGATCCGCTAGATCCTAGTACTCAAATGGGCTCACAAATCAATAAAAAACAAGCTGAGCAAATTCTAAACTACGTCGAGATCGGCAAAAAAGAAGGTGCAAAAGTGGCAGTTGGTGGTAAAGCCTACACCGCAAATGGTTGCGACAAGGGCGCATTTGTAGAGCCAACGTTGCTAGTTGATGTGACAAATGATATGAGAGTGGCTCAAGAAGAAATTTTTGGACCAGTTGGCGTTGTCATCAAATTTAAAGATGAAGCCGAGCTTATCAAAATGGTAAATGATAGTGAATATGGCCTAGGTGGCGGAATTTTCACGCAAGACATCACAAAGGCACTTCGCGTGGCAAGGTCTATGGAGACTGGTAGAGTCTGGATCAACACCTATAACCAAATCCCAGCAGGAAGCCCATTTGGCGGTTATAAAAACTCAGGTATCGGCCGCGAAACTCACAAGATAATCCTTGAGCACTACACTCAGATGAAAAACATCATGATTGACCTAACCGGTAAGGTTAGCGGCTTTTACGCACAATGA
- a CDS encoding YihY family inner membrane protein produces MSRLSLSKQNLKEFLNLLPTLKDKELFHYASSLSFHTILSIIPILLISFSIFTKLPSFEEYYAKIQDFIFSALLPSNQEIISNYLQNFLQNSGNLGLVGFVAMIFTSAMFFSDYEYVVLKVTRANKARGFWSALSSYWTLITLAPLGLAGSFYLSSLIQEMLNSNVITSSINFLSIFPYLIIWAIFCVTYLISVNDEIKFKSAFFSSFAASLVWYLGKSAFVYYVLYNKTYLSVYGSFSAVLFFFVWIYISWIIFLYGLKLCAYLSNSSKFKG; encoded by the coding sequence ATGAGCCGTTTGTCCTTAAGTAAGCAAAATTTAAAGGAGTTTTTAAATTTACTCCCAACGCTTAAGGACAAAGAGCTCTTTCACTATGCCTCAAGCCTTAGTTTTCATACGATTTTATCGATCATTCCAATACTTCTTATATCGTTTTCTATCTTTACAAAACTGCCTAGCTTTGAGGAATATTACGCCAAGATTCAAGATTTTATATTTTCAGCTCTTTTGCCAAGCAACCAAGAGATCATCTCAAACTACTTGCAAAATTTCTTACAAAATAGTGGAAATTTAGGTTTGGTAGGCTTTGTAGCGATGATATTTACATCGGCTATGTTTTTTAGTGACTACGAGTATGTAGTTTTGAAAGTGACACGTGCAAATAAGGCTAGAGGTTTTTGGTCGGCACTTAGCTCGTATTGGACGCTTATCACGCTTGCGCCACTTGGTCTTGCTGGTAGTTTTTATCTCTCAAGTCTCATTCAAGAGATGCTAAACTCAAACGTGATCACAAGCTCGATAAATTTCTTAAGTATCTTTCCATACCTCATCATCTGGGCGATATTTTGTGTCACATATCTCATCTCAGTAAATGACGAGATAAAATTTAAGAGCGCATTTTTTAGCTCATTTGCCGCTTCGCTTGTTTGGTATCTTGGCAAGTCAGCCTTTGTCTACTACGTCCTTTATAACAAAACCTATCTAAGCGTTTATGGCTCGTTTTCAGCAGTGCTTTTCTTCTTTGTCTGGATCTATATATCGTGGATCATCTTTTTATATGGGCTAAAGCTTTGTGCTTATCTCTCAAACAGCTCAAAATTTAAAGGATAA
- a CDS encoding plasminogen-binding N-terminal domain-containing protein, translated as MKRIFVILSLVFGFAFGADFSLNEYRTPIISVDSDGTATIVDSPEILIGSSGVVLHKFDTDSSIIARVSVISKNSGFAKIRFEVFDLLEQKALPLPGIAPANGDMVVLNYLYNRSLIIVPNKEIYEEITSAFPNMIFIHPDIIGAYLSYEYKPNPSRDDFRKMCAQSAAGLIFVAMDGRSVFADCQSFKVLKEFKSGEVEYYQLPFYTRVSDIDTVFWKLNSEHINNYDAHYEKLFEEDN; from the coding sequence TTGAAACGTATATTTGTGATTTTATCGCTAGTTTTTGGCTTTGCTTTTGGGGCTGATTTTTCTTTAAATGAGTATAGAACTCCTATAATTAGCGTCGATAGTGATGGCACAGCGACGATAGTTGATAGCCCAGAAATTTTAATCGGCTCAAGCGGTGTTGTGCTTCATAAATTTGACACTGATAGCTCTATCATCGCGAGAGTTAGCGTTATCTCAAAAAATTCTGGCTTTGCTAAGATTAGATTTGAGGTGTTTGATCTACTTGAACAAAAGGCGCTCCCGCTTCCAGGCATTGCACCTGCAAATGGTGATATGGTCGTGCTAAACTATCTTTATAACCGCTCATTAATCATCGTGCCAAATAAAGAAATTTATGAAGAGATCACATCTGCGTTTCCAAATATGATATTTATCCACCCAGATATTATAGGGGCGTATCTAAGCTACGAATACAAGCCAAATCCAAGCAGAGATGACTTTAGAAAAATGTGTGCTCAAAGTGCAGCTGGTCTAATTTTCGTAGCGATGGATGGCAGAAGCGTTTTTGCTGATTGCCAAAGCTTTAAAGTACTAAAAGAATTTAAAAGTGGCGAGGTTGAGTACTATCAGCTGCCATTTTATACAAGAGTTAGCGATATAGACACTGTGTTTTGGAAGCTAAATAGTGAGCACATCAACAACTACGATGCTCACTATGAAAAACTTTTTGAAGAAGACAACTGA
- a CDS encoding peptidoglycan DD-metalloendopeptidase family protein, giving the protein MPRIFIIFAILSINLYAIKPSVDELSWPNGSNFLNFLETNKIPLSLYYNLATEDQELTEEIIAGTKYQIYKDDNGNTKQVLIPVSDELQMHIFRDDNDKFKLEFLPISYQSEDKFLALKVDKSVSEDIFDYTGSGTLALGFKEIFKGSGIDFKKINKGDTIAIVYNQKIRMGRSFGTPEIYAAMIETKNKRYVMYKFEDKFYDKNGKKNDKFLLVRPLANARITSAFTLKRWHPILQRYRAHLGVDYGAPKGTPIKAAGDGTVKFVGQKSGYGRTVIISHAGGYETLYAHLNGFAKGIKGGIKVKQGTLIAYVGTSGMSTGPHLHFGLYRDNKPINPESAIKVVKSLEDKKESAKFKAVVSKNDELIKNALSNEKEYHKVEFFPNVIEF; this is encoded by the coding sequence ATGCCTCGTATTTTTATAATTTTTGCAATATTATCTATAAATTTATACGCTATAAAGCCAAGTGTCGACGAGCTTAGCTGGCCAAATGGAAGTAACTTCTTAAATTTCTTAGAGACAAACAAAATCCCACTTTCACTTTACTATAACTTAGCAACCGAAGATCAAGAACTAACAGAAGAGATCATCGCTGGCACAAAGTATCAAATTTATAAAGACGACAACGGCAACACCAAACAAGTACTAATCCCTGTTAGTGACGAGCTTCAAATGCATATTTTTAGAGATGACAATGATAAATTTAAATTAGAATTTCTTCCCATCTCTTATCAAAGCGAGGATAAATTTTTAGCTTTAAAGGTCGATAAATCAGTCTCTGAAGACATTTTTGACTACACTGGCTCTGGTACGCTAGCTCTTGGCTTTAAAGAAATTTTTAAAGGAAGTGGCATTGATTTTAAAAAGATAAACAAAGGCGATACGATCGCTATCGTTTATAATCAAAAAATACGCATGGGCCGCTCTTTTGGCACTCCAGAAATTTATGCTGCCATGATAGAAACAAAAAATAAACGATATGTCATGTATAAATTTGAAGATAAATTTTATGATAAAAACGGCAAGAAAAATGATAAATTTTTACTAGTCCGCCCTCTTGCAAACGCTAGAATCACATCAGCTTTTACCCTAAAAAGATGGCACCCTATTCTTCAAAGATATAGAGCACACCTTGGCGTTGACTACGGCGCTCCAAAAGGTACACCGATTAAAGCTGCAGGCGATGGTACGGTTAAATTTGTCGGACAAAAAAGCGGATATGGCAGAACCGTCATCATCTCTCATGCTGGTGGTTATGAAACGCTTTATGCTCATCTAAATGGCTTTGCTAAAGGCATAAAAGGCGGTATAAAAGTCAAGCAAGGTACGCTTATAGCTTACGTTGGTACAAGCGGTATGAGCACAGGGCCACACCTTCATTTTGGTCTTTATAGAGACAATAAACCTATAAATCCAGAAAGTGCAATAAAAGTCGTTAAAAGCCTAGAGGATAAGAAAGAATCAGCTAAATTTAAGGCAGTTGTTAGCAAAAATGACGAGCTAATAAAAAATGCTTTAAGCAACGAAAAAGAGTATCACAAAGTGGAATTTTTCCCTAATGTAATAGAATTTTAA
- the mgtE gene encoding magnesium transporter, producing the protein MSQELEEAKELIDQHLDENLEDNELSPYELAQHLKTLKKHDEELFAHYLEKLDPEILGDVAIELPDHMLKDVIEQLPAEKIVEALEELESDDATDLLQYIEDIDEDKARELFNELDRENQNEILRLRSYEEDRAGAHMQTELFSAHLEEKLGNAVARLRREKQEGKLENISQLFIIDKNGVLQYAIPLEDLILFDFTKTLKQNIESAQIDHYKPHVANDMDLMQNVADMFQEYDLNVIAVTSSTGILLGRITSDDIHDYIQESATEQIYNLAGVDDESEEDDTLFKAGRGRAVWLGVNLLTALFSSSIIGLFDETIAAYVALAVLMPIVASMGGNTGTQALAVTVRRLALGEIEFKDAKNVLKREVSISLINGLIFGVVMGIIASVWFDKGMLGIVIGLSMVTNLFFAGFFGTIIPLTLRRFNIDPAVGSAVILTTFTDAIGFFSFLGLAKWILL; encoded by the coding sequence TTGAGCCAAGAACTAGAAGAAGCAAAAGAGCTGATAGATCAGCATTTAGATGAAAATTTAGAAGATAACGAACTCTCACCTTATGAGCTAGCCCAACACCTAAAAACACTTAAAAAGCACGACGAGGAGCTTTTTGCTCACTATCTTGAAAAGCTAGACCCTGAAATTTTAGGTGATGTTGCTATCGAGTTACCTGATCACATGCTAAAAGATGTGATCGAACAACTCCCAGCTGAAAAGATAGTAGAGGCACTTGAAGAGCTAGAGAGTGATGATGCGACTGACTTGCTTCAATACATCGAGGACATTGACGAGGATAAAGCTAGAGAGCTTTTTAACGAGCTTGATAGAGAAAATCAAAATGAAATTTTAAGACTTAGAAGCTACGAAGAAGATAGAGCTGGTGCTCACATGCAAACAGAGCTTTTTTCGGCTCACCTTGAAGAAAAGCTTGGCAATGCAGTAGCAAGACTTAGACGAGAAAAGCAAGAAGGCAAGCTAGAAAATATCTCACAGCTTTTTATCATCGATAAAAATGGCGTTTTACAATACGCTATCCCACTTGAAGATCTTATACTTTTTGATTTTACAAAGACGCTAAAGCAAAATATCGAGTCAGCACAGATCGATCACTACAAGCCACATGTTGCAAATGATATGGACCTTATGCAAAATGTCGCTGATATGTTTCAAGAGTACGATTTAAACGTTATTGCAGTTACAAGTAGCACTGGAATTTTGCTTGGTCGTATCACGTCTGATGACATCCACGACTACATTCAAGAGAGTGCAACTGAGCAAATTTATAACCTAGCCGGCGTTGATGACGAGTCAGAAGAGGACGATACGCTATTTAAAGCGGGTCGTGGTCGTGCGGTTTGGCTTGGTGTAAATTTACTAACAGCTCTTTTTAGCTCATCTATAATCGGACTTTTTGACGAGACAATCGCAGCCTACGTCGCTCTTGCTGTTTTAATGCCAATAGTTGCGTCAATGGGTGGAAATACCGGCACACAAGCACTTGCTGTTACGGTTCGTCGTTTAGCACTTGGCGAGATAGAGTTTAAAGATGCCAAAAATGTCTTAAAACGTGAGGTTAGTATTTCACTCATAAATGGACTAATCTTTGGTGTGGTAATGGGTATAATCGCCTCTGTTTGGTTTGACAAAGGTATGCTTGGCATTGTTATCGGACTTAGCATGGTTACAAATTTATTCTTTGCTGGCTTTTTTGGCACGATCATACCTTTGACGCTAAGGCGCTTTAACATAGATCCTGCAGTCGGCTCAGCCGTCATTCTTACTACTTTTACTGATGCGATAGGATTTTTTAGCTTTTTAGGACTTGCAAAATGGATACTGCTATAA
- a CDS encoding Imm10 family immunity protein has translation MFLLNFKAKAISATKNSKDNYYMIGLADDKYDYKNYIIFQRPIKLKKGDDENAEINGLYAECNGDICYNACNRVKITDKSIIFEVQDSLICVDVEGVKLNERFMKYCKEIFGELLKCSISK, from the coding sequence GTGTTTTTGCTAAATTTTAAAGCAAAAGCCATAAGTGCTACAAAAAATAGCAAAGACAACTACTATATGATCGGTCTTGCAGACGACAAATATGACTACAAAAACTACATAATCTTTCAAAGACCGATCAAACTAAAAAAGGGCGACGACGAAAACGCCGAGATAAACGGCCTATACGCCGAGTGCAATGGCGACATTTGCTACAACGCTTGCAATCGGGTGAAGATCACTGATAAGAGTATCATTTTTGAGGTACAAGATAGTCTTATTTGCGTAGATGTCGAGGGCGTAAAGCTTAATGAGCGCTTTATGAAATACTGCAAAGAGATATTTGGCGAACTACTAAAATGTAGCATATCGAAGTAA
- a CDS encoding menaquinone biosynthesis decarboxylase — protein sequence MDYIKLLKENNLLRVIDEPTDIDLEIAHASYIEVKREGSQALLFTNPICKKTGRKFAPVLTNIYGSKHALELIFGLNPDEIAAEIEKLLKPKKPENFKEKLDFLAYLFSMRKIFTKRLKGEGECQQVKFIGEDADLLSLPALKTWPHDGGAFITMGQVYTQSLDGNLQNLGMYRLQIYDKNRLGMHWQIHKDGANFFHEYKRAGKKMPVSVAIGGDPLYIWCGQAPLPKGVFELLLYGFIRKEPAKLVKSLTNEIYVPHDADYVIEGFVDTTKSELEGPFGDHTGFYTPIEPFPVMDVTAITSKREPIFHATVVGKPPLEDKYMGWATERIFLPLLRTTVPELLDYNMPENGVFHNLILAKINTLYPAHAKQAMHAFWGVGQMSFVKHAIFVGADAPKLKDYDEFTSFVLNRFGSQSVLISQGVCDQLDHASPNSCFGGKLGIDATQDFCKFSPVILSDSELLAKFQSVTPNVKELKQFKTNTKTPICVVKFEKDCVVKELFDKLLTFREFFKLLIVVDMQNHLENSYMLLWRVTNNIDALRDIFIDGENFCVDATSKDEREGYTRGWPLQTDCGREVVTDLVKRGIVKDEPELFKKFEIFG from the coding sequence ATGGACTACATCAAGCTTTTAAAAGAAAATAATCTACTTCGTGTTATCGACGAGCCAACAGATATTGATCTTGAGATCGCGCACGCTAGCTATATCGAGGTCAAGCGTGAGGGCTCGCAAGCGCTACTTTTTACAAATCCTATCTGCAAAAAAACTGGGCGTAAATTTGCCCCAGTGCTTACAAATATCTATGGCTCAAAACACGCACTTGAGCTTATCTTTGGGCTAAATCCTGATGAGATCGCGGCTGAGATAGAAAAGCTTTTAAAGCCCAAAAAACCTGAAAATTTCAAAGAAAAGCTTGATTTTTTAGCCTATCTTTTTAGCATGAGAAAAATTTTTACTAAAAGGCTAAAAGGCGAGGGCGAGTGCCAGCAAGTAAAATTTATAGGCGAGGATGCTGACCTTTTGAGCCTACCTGCACTAAAGACATGGCCACATGATGGTGGCGCTTTTATTACGATGGGGCAGGTTTATACGCAAAGCTTGGATGGAAATTTGCAAAATTTAGGTATGTACCGCCTACAAATTTATGATAAAAACCGCCTTGGCATGCACTGGCAGATCCACAAAGACGGTGCAAATTTCTTTCACGAGTATAAGCGTGCAGGCAAAAAGATGCCAGTCTCTGTGGCGATTGGTGGCGATCCACTCTACATCTGGTGTGGGCAAGCGCCGCTCCCAAAGGGAGTTTTTGAACTTTTGCTTTATGGTTTTATCCGTAAAGAGCCAGCCAAACTTGTAAAATCCTTAACGAATGAAATTTACGTCCCGCACGATGCAGACTACGTAATAGAGGGCTTTGTGGATACGACTAAGAGCGAGCTTGAGGGGCCATTTGGCGATCATACTGGCTTTTATACTCCTATCGAGCCTTTTCCGGTAATGGATGTAACGGCGATAACTAGCAAGCGTGAGCCTATATTTCATGCGACTGTGGTTGGAAAGCCGCCACTTGAGGATAAATATATGGGCTGGGCGACCGAGCGCATTTTCTTGCCGCTTTTGCGAACGACCGTGCCTGAACTGCTGGACTACAATATGCCTGAAAATGGCGTTTTTCACAATCTAATCTTAGCTAAGATAAATACGCTCTATCCAGCTCATGCAAAGCAGGCTATGCACGCATTTTGGGGCGTTGGGCAGATGAGCTTTGTAAAACATGCTATTTTTGTTGGAGCCGATGCGCCTAAGCTTAAAGATTATGATGAATTTACTAGCTTTGTTTTAAATCGTTTTGGTAGCCAGAGTGTGCTAATAAGCCAAGGTGTGTGCGACCAGCTCGATCACGCCAGCCCAAACTCGTGCTTTGGCGGTAAGCTTGGCATCGATGCGACGCAAGACTTTTGTAAATTTAGCCCTGTTATTTTAAGCGACAGCGAGCTTTTGGCTAAATTTCAAAGCGTTACGCCAAATGTAAAAGAGCTTAAGCAGTTTAAAACGAATACTAAAACGCCTATTTGTGTGGTAAAATTTGAAAAAGACTGTGTAGTAAAAGAGCTTTTTGACAAGCTTTTGACATTTAGAGAATTTTTCAAACTCCTTATCGTTGTGGATATGCAAAATCACCTTGAAAACTCATATATGCTACTTTGGCGTGTGACAAACAATATCGATGCTTTGCGTGATATTTTCATAGATGGTGAAAATTTCTGCGTAGATGCCACTAGCAAAGATGAGCGTGAGGGATATACGCGTGGCTGGCCGCTACAAACGGATTGTGGCCGCGAAGTAGTTACTGATCTAGTTAAGCGCGGCATAGTAAAAGACGAGCCAGAGTTATTTAAAAAATTTGAAATATTTGGCTAG
- a CDS encoding sensor histidine kinase has product MSEKTQILFKILSLYLVSSVLFLGYFFINDYKNKKNALILNEVKMLKEIKMGIYMKARMNGLDSISSLTKEKGVHACIVLKNGEKIYKDFDCQKIDKSKNVNLISGKVAIFEKIQYMDDNTTDELSYADIFLVGKDIKAEILSLQISTILKALFFFFALLFVAFYLAKLSLRPLYEKIDTLNRFIKDSTHEINTPLSVISMSIETADLDNLNERNLKRFNNISLAAKSLNNIYDALVHLSFNLDKPSKKELIDLNLLTTQRLNYFSPFFAKRGLEIDTSLKQSLINADLGDVSKILDNLLSNASKYAAPNSKVRITLEPNFFSISNTGRGISKEQQLQIFDRYTRFNDDQGGFGIGLNLVKECCKKNDIVVKCQSELDGETTFLLSWQS; this is encoded by the coding sequence ATGTCTGAAAAGACGCAAATTTTATTTAAAATTTTATCCCTCTATCTTGTTAGCTCCGTGCTCTTTCTGGGCTATTTTTTCATAAACGACTACAAAAATAAAAAAAATGCGCTCATCTTAAACGAGGTCAAAATGCTAAAAGAGATAAAGATGGGCATTTACATGAAAGCTAGAATGAATGGACTTGACTCAATTTCAAGTCTAACAAAAGAAAAAGGCGTGCATGCTTGCATCGTGCTAAAAAATGGCGAGAAAATTTATAAAGACTTTGACTGTCAAAAGATCGATAAAAGCAAAAATGTAAATTTGATTAGCGGCAAGGTCGCGATATTTGAAAAGATCCAGTACATGGACGACAACACTACAGACGAGCTCTCGTACGCAGATATTTTTCTAGTTGGCAAAGATATCAAGGCTGAAATTTTATCTTTACAAATTTCAACCATACTAAAGGCACTCTTTTTCTTTTTTGCCCTACTCTTTGTCGCCTTTTACCTCGCAAAACTGAGCCTAAGACCGCTTTATGAAAAGATAGATACGCTAAACCGCTTTATAAAAGACTCAACACACGAGATAAACACGCCTCTAAGCGTCATCTCGATGAGTATAGAAACAGCCGATCTTGACAACCTAAATGAGCGAAATTTAAAGCGTTTTAATAATATCAGCCTTGCCGCAAAGAGCCTAAATAACATTTATGACGCGCTCGTTCATCTAAGCTTTAACCTAGACAAGCCTAGCAAAAAAGAGCTCATAGATCTAAATTTGCTAACCACACAAAGACTGAACTATTTCTCGCCATTTTTTGCCAAACGCGGACTTGAGATAGATACTAGCCTAAAGCAAAGCCTTATAAATGCAGATCTTGGGGATGTGAGCAAAATTTTAGACAACCTTCTTAGCAACGCCTCCAAATATGCAGCGCCAAATTCAAAAGTACGCATCACTTTAGAGCCAAATTTCTTTAGCATAAGTAACACCGGTCGAGGCATCAGCAAAGAGCAGCAACTTCAAATTTTTGATCGTTACACGAGATTTAACGACGATCAAGGCGGCTTTGGCATAGGGCTAAATTTAGTTAAAGAGTGCTGTAAGAAAAATGATATCGTCGTAAAATGCCAAAGCGAACTTGATGGCGAGACTACGTTTTTGCTCTCTTGGCAGAGTTAA
- a CDS encoding metallophosphoesterase → MSEQIYIIGDVHGCFNTLLKLIDQFPNKEKSQICFVGDVIDRGPYSCETVELIIQNNYKMVMGNHERRLLSNKDFFLKNKIPFDTSWFYNNGGEETYRSYLIQSINFREKHIEFLESIPVYLEFKDHKNQNGEHLVVSHSAVGKFWDKRNDDSLKEEFKKHILSGRGDTMQVEGIFNVYGHTPVYEAKFYSNSANIDTGCVFNEEEYDKLSALEFPSMKIYTQKNVENFNKQG, encoded by the coding sequence TTGAGCGAGCAAATTTATATCATAGGCGATGTGCACGGCTGTTTTAATACACTCTTAAAGCTTATTGACCAGTTTCCAAACAAAGAAAAATCTCAAATTTGCTTTGTAGGAGACGTGATAGATAGAGGGCCTTATAGTTGCGAGACAGTCGAGCTTATCATACAAAATAACTATAAAATGGTAATGGGAAATCATGAGCGAAGGCTGCTAAGCAACAAAGATTTCTTTTTAAAAAACAAAATACCATTTGATACAAGTTGGTTTTACAATAATGGTGGCGAAGAAACATACAGATCATATCTAATTCAAAGCATAAACTTCAGAGAAAAACACATAGAATTTTTAGAGAGTATTCCAGTATATTTAGAGTTTAAAGACCACAAAAACCAAAACGGCGAGCATTTGGTCGTTTCACACTCGGCAGTTGGCAAGTTTTGGGATAAGAGAAACGATGATAGTTTAAAAGAGGAATTTAAAAAACACATACTCTCAGGTAGAGGCGATACGATGCAAGTAGAGGGCATCTTTAATGTATACGGTCATACCCCAGTTTATGAAGCTAAATTTTACTCAAACAGCGCCAATATCGATACGGGATGTGTTTTTAATGAAGAAGAATATGACAAACTAAGTGCCTTAGAATTTCCATCGATGAAAATTTATACGCAAAAAAATGTTGAAAATTTTAACAAACAAGGATAA
- a CDS encoding NUDIX domain-containing protein, translated as MDTAITNLEILPLGESKYLKPFKMKFMQNGAQRDWDCVKVMNSVSIFLYHEQKDAFLFVKQFRPAVWYSQEKEGVKTNEQGFTYELCAGLMDKGLSEEQTAREEAIEEVGYELKEIERITMTYGAFGFGGNMQTMFYAKIDESMKVNSGGGVDGEDIELVFIKREDMMKFAFDESKVKGFGLIFAYLWWEKFKS; from the coding sequence ATGGATACTGCTATAACAAATTTAGAAATTCTGCCTCTTGGCGAGTCAAAATACCTAAAGCCATTTAAGATGAAATTTATGCAAAATGGTGCTCAAAGAGACTGGGACTGCGTCAAGGTGATGAATAGCGTTAGTATTTTTTTATATCACGAGCAAAAAGATGCCTTTTTGTTTGTAAAGCAGTTTCGCCCGGCTGTTTGGTACTCGCAAGAGAAAGAAGGCGTCAAAACAAATGAACAAGGCTTTACTTACGAACTTTGCGCAGGGCTTATGGATAAAGGGCTTAGCGAAGAGCAAACAGCCAGAGAAGAAGCGATCGAAGAAGTGGGCTATGAGCTAAAAGAGATAGAGCGTATCACGATGACATACGGTGCTTTTGGCTTTGGAGGCAATATGCAAACGATGTTTTACGCTAAAATCGATGAGAGTATGAAAGTAAATTCTGGCGGTGGCGTCGACGGCGAAGATATCGAGCTTGTTTTCATAAAACGAGAAGATATGATGAAATTTGCCTTCGACGAGAGCAAAGTCAAGGGTTTTGGGCTTATCTTTGCTTATTTGTGGTGGGAGAAATTTAAAAGCTAA